A window of Reinekea marina contains these coding sequences:
- the rnc gene encoding ribonuclease III encodes MADKYFRLTKSIQYQFTNQSLLEQALSHRSFSRTNNERLEFLGDAILNCTIAQALYEQFPKAKEGQMSRLRAHLVKGETLAEIGREFALGDFLKLGSGELKSGGFRRDSILADAVEAIIGAISIDADLATSQKVLLSWFEGRLANLDLKENIKDSKTRLQEYLQARRLALPVYEVVNITGEAHQQEFTVHCTIEGQSEVVEGVGNSRRIAEQEAARHALTLLGEVEKS; translated from the coding sequence TTGGCTGATAAATACTTTCGATTAACGAAATCCATTCAATACCAATTTACAAATCAAAGCCTGCTAGAGCAGGCTTTGTCGCATAGAAGCTTTTCGCGAACCAACAATGAACGCTTAGAATTTTTAGGCGATGCGATCTTAAATTGCACCATTGCACAAGCGCTTTACGAGCAATTTCCAAAAGCCAAAGAAGGCCAGATGTCGCGCTTGCGTGCGCATTTAGTTAAGGGTGAAACCTTGGCTGAAATTGGCCGTGAATTTGCGCTTGGCGATTTTTTAAAACTGGGCAGTGGTGAGCTGAAAAGTGGCGGATTTCGTCGTGACAGTATTTTAGCCGATGCAGTAGAGGCTATCATTGGTGCGATAAGCATAGATGCCGATTTAGCGACTTCTCAAAAGGTTTTACTGAGTTGGTTTGAAGGGCGTTTAGCGAACTTAGATTTAAAAGAAAACATTAAAGATTCTAAAACACGGTTACAAGAATATTTACAAGCTCGTCGCCTGGCTTTGCCTGTGTATGAAGTTGTGAATATTACCGGTGAAGCACACCAACAAGAGTTTACCGTTCATTGCACCATTGAAGGCCAATCAGAAGTCGTCGAAGGGGTAGGCAACAGCCGCAGAATTGCCGAGCAAGAAGCGGCCCGACACGCATTAACCTTGTTAGGTGAGGTAGAAAAATCATGA
- a CDS encoding DNA repair protein RecO C-terminal domain-containing protein — MAVRASVIQGFLVHAQAIEEHNFMCALLSPTLGLIRCKFHRQHPEFFRQFEIKLKETNQFYSCHDFRYTQTLLIDSSPARLYGLYLNELVYRLVPTQVDIDNFFGTYISTLIQLQADNHRLANLRFFEKQLLVHIGLGIDYLMSVNGVAIHAQHRYHFEAGQGFCEQATGAFKGEAILANARSDYEVKGALATARECQHQQLLMALDNEPILSREWLKTLPVQSEANK; from the coding sequence ATGGCTGTGCGTGCTTCGGTTATTCAAGGTTTTCTAGTGCATGCGCAAGCCATAGAAGAGCATAACTTTATGTGCGCCTTACTGAGCCCAACTCTTGGGCTCATTCGCTGTAAGTTTCATCGTCAGCATCCTGAATTTTTTCGCCAATTTGAAATAAAACTCAAAGAAACCAATCAATTTTATTCGTGTCATGATTTTCGCTACACGCAAACGCTACTCATTGATTCATCACCCGCACGGTTGTATGGCTTATATTTGAATGAACTGGTGTATCGGTTGGTACCCACGCAAGTGGACATAGATAATTTTTTTGGCACCTATATCAGCACGCTGATTCAATTGCAGGCCGATAACCACCGCCTAGCCAATTTACGTTTTTTTGAAAAGCAGTTGTTGGTGCATATCGGCTTGGGCATTGATTATTTGATGAGTGTTAATGGTGTTGCCATTCATGCGCAACATCGTTACCACTTTGAAGCCGGGCAAGGCTTCTGTGAACAGGCTACTGGCGCATTCAAAGGTGAGGCCATTCTTGCCAACGCACGAAGCGATTATGAAGTAAAAGGCGCATTAGCAACGGCGCGAGAATGCCAGCACCAACAATTATTGATGGCGCTCGATAATGAGCCTATTTTAAGTCGAGAGTGGTTAAAAACATTACCCGTTCAAAGCGAGGCTAACAAATGA
- the acpS gene encoding holo-ACP synthase, which translates to MIGLGTDIVQIERIEKVYQKQGERFLKRLLTEKEREVFDARKQSMAFLANRYAAKEAIAKALGTGIAKGVNFNDLEILPNEFGAPIVTLYGYALALFKEKGGQQVSISLSDEKDYAVAFVVLN; encoded by the coding sequence ATGATTGGGCTAGGCACCGATATTGTGCAAATAGAGCGCATAGAAAAGGTTTACCAAAAGCAAGGTGAGCGTTTTTTAAAGCGATTGCTTACTGAAAAGGAACGTGAAGTCTTTGATGCTCGAAAGCAATCTATGGCATTTTTAGCAAACCGGTACGCTGCAAAAGAGGCGATTGCGAAAGCGTTAGGCACCGGCATCGCTAAAGGAGTAAACTTTAACGATCTCGAAATACTGCCTAATGAATTCGGAGCCCCCATCGTTACATTGTACGGTTATGCGCTAGCATTGTTTAAAGAAAAGGGCGGTCAGCAAGTTTCAATCAGCTTATCAGATGAGAAAGATTACGCGGTCGCGTTTGTCGTTCTCAATTAG
- the era gene encoding GTPase Era: MTENQTLDTHCGYVAIVGRPNVGKSTLMNHILGQKISITSRKPQTTRHQIVGIYTEDKTQVIFVDTPGMHRGQEKAINKVMNRAADSALADVDAILMVVDRTVWADEDQWVLDKLKHVKAPVYLVINKVDHLENKETLLPHIDKVSEKFDFKEVLPISALRGHNLDRLMELITAQMPRSLYYFPEDQITDRSQRFMASEIIREKLMRQLGAELPYSTAVEIEQFTFEDRVLHIHGLILVERSGQKRIVIGDKGARLKQVGQEARIDMESLFETKVMLNLWVKVKGGWADDERALKSLGYFDE, encoded by the coding sequence ATGACAGAAAACCAGACACTCGATACTCATTGCGGCTATGTCGCCATTGTTGGTCGTCCAAATGTCGGTAAGTCGACGTTGATGAACCATATTTTAGGCCAAAAGATATCGATTACCTCGCGTAAGCCGCAAACCACAAGGCATCAAATTGTCGGTATTTATACCGAAGATAAAACTCAGGTAATCTTCGTGGATACCCCAGGGATGCACCGAGGCCAAGAAAAAGCCATAAACAAAGTTATGAACCGCGCTGCGGATTCTGCGCTAGCCGATGTTGATGCCATTTTGATGGTGGTCGATAGAACCGTTTGGGCCGATGAAGATCAATGGGTGCTCGATAAACTTAAGCATGTAAAAGCACCCGTTTATTTAGTGATTAACAAGGTGGATCACCTTGAAAATAAAGAAACACTGCTTCCGCATATAGATAAAGTATCTGAAAAATTCGACTTTAAAGAAGTGCTGCCTATTTCGGCATTGCGCGGTCATAACTTAGATCGTTTAATGGAGCTGATAACCGCTCAGATGCCGAGAAGTTTGTATTACTTCCCCGAAGATCAAATTACAGACCGCAGTCAGCGGTTTATGGCTTCTGAAATTATCCGTGAAAAGCTAATGCGTCAGTTAGGGGCCGAATTACCGTATTCAACGGCCGTAGAAATTGAACAATTTACCTTTGAAGACCGAGTATTGCATATACATGGGCTTATTTTAGTCGAGCGTTCGGGTCAAAAGCGCATTGTGATTGGCGATAAAGGCGCTCGACTCAAACAAGTTGGCCAAGAAGCGCGAATCGACATGGAATCCTTATTTGAAACCAAGGTTATGCTGAACCTTTGGGTGAAGGTAAAAGGTGGCTGGGCCGATGATGAGCGCGCGCTAAAAAGCTTGGGCTATTTCGACGAGTAA
- the lepB gene encoding signal peptidase I: MSLYALSLAILVFALAQTGLVFWSYRNRLQSIESGQSLSVEQLETVFKSTWLERILGYALIAVLGYLILQTIKQGFDFAVLMLGATVFSGVVWGVDKILTKKARDRLLAKAEETIPNFDDQVDRSALEPGLIENSKAFFPILVFVFVLRSFLVEPFQIPSGSMRPTLEIKDFILVNRFAYGIRVPISNKVLIPVDQPERGEVIVFKPPHEPDKNFIKRVIAVPGDRVQYDYATKQLRVNGVLIEKTLEERVDVNGERFNLYTEHLFDQDHSIYTNQSPASRRRDEWLPIQGVVVPEGKYFVMGDNRDNSHDARYWEGTRRLYEGDASNKGNNAWGFVDEDAILGKAFVVWMHWKGFYPSFSRTGAIQ; the protein is encoded by the coding sequence ATGAGCTTGTATGCGCTGTCTTTGGCGATTTTAGTGTTTGCATTAGCGCAAACCGGACTAGTCTTTTGGAGTTACCGAAATCGCCTTCAAAGCATTGAATCGGGTCAATCGCTCAGTGTCGAGCAATTAGAGACCGTATTTAAATCGACCTGGTTGGAAAGAATTTTAGGTTACGCACTGATTGCAGTATTGGGTTACCTGATATTGCAAACCATAAAGCAGGGTTTTGATTTCGCGGTATTGATGCTCGGGGCAACGGTATTTTCGGGTGTGGTTTGGGGAGTTGATAAGATTCTGACCAAAAAAGCACGCGATCGCTTGCTGGCCAAAGCCGAAGAGACCATTCCGAATTTTGATGATCAGGTTGATCGCAGTGCCTTAGAGCCAGGTTTAATCGAAAACAGCAAAGCCTTTTTTCCAATTTTAGTGTTTGTGTTTGTATTGCGTAGTTTTTTGGTTGAGCCTTTCCAAATCCCGTCGGGTTCTATGCGACCTACACTCGAAATTAAAGATTTTATATTAGTGAATCGCTTCGCATACGGTATTCGTGTGCCTATCAGTAATAAGGTGTTAATTCCGGTCGATCAGCCCGAACGCGGTGAAGTGATTGTATTTAAGCCACCTCATGAGCCGGATAAAAACTTCATTAAACGTGTCATTGCAGTACCGGGTGATCGTGTTCAATACGATTACGCCACCAAACAATTGCGCGTCAATGGGGTGTTGATAGAAAAAACGCTAGAAGAGCGTGTTGATGTAAACGGTGAGCGATTTAATTTGTATACCGAGCATTTATTTGATCAGGACCACTCCATTTATACCAATCAATCGCCTGCCAGCCGCCGACGTGATGAATGGCTGCCAATTCAAGGTGTTGTAGTGCCAGAAGGCAAATATTTTGTGATGGGTGATAACAGAGATAACAGTCACGATGCTCGCTATTGGGAAGGAACGCGCCGTTTATACGAAGGTGATGCCAGCAATAAAGGCAATAATGCTTGGGGCTTTGTTGACGAAGACGCCATTTTAGGTAAGGCTTTCGTGGTATGGATGCACTGGAAGGGCTTTTATCCTAGCTTTTCTCGTACAGGCGCCATTCAATAA
- a CDS encoding DUF4845 domain-containing protein, giving the protein MAGLSKQQGLSLYGVAFLLFLVIFFGLLFVKLSGHYYDHMTLDKMISTSLSDFSAGRFDESQFKDRLQKNMQINNIRLDLKKDLKINKRSQPIVIELNYEKRVHLMGNVDAVLSFSETYEL; this is encoded by the coding sequence ATGGCTGGATTAAGCAAACAACAAGGGTTAAGCCTGTATGGTGTGGCCTTTCTACTATTTTTGGTTATCTTTTTCGGGCTTTTGTTCGTTAAATTGAGTGGCCATTATTACGATCACATGACCTTAGATAAAATGATTTCGACCAGCTTGAGTGACTTTAGCGCAGGCCGATTTGATGAATCTCAGTTTAAAGATAGACTTCAAAAGAACATGCAAATTAACAATATTCGACTAGATTTAAAGAAGGATCTAAAAATTAATAAGCGTTCTCAGCCTATCGTCATTGAATTAAATTACGAAAAACGCGTACACCTGATGGGTAATGTCGACGCCGTTTTGTCCTTTTCAGAAACATATGAGTTATAG
- the lepA gene encoding translation elongation factor 4, whose amino-acid sequence MSSDLSHIRNFSIIAHIDHGKSTLADRFIQFCGGLEDREMAAQVLDSMDIERERGITIKAQSVTLDYKAKDGKTYQLNFIDTPGHVDFSYEVSRSLSACEGALLVVDAAQGVEAQSVANCYTAIEQGLEVVPILNKMDLPQAEPERVAAEIEEIIGIEAHGAVQASAKSGIGIEETLEEIVRAVPPPEGDLEADLQALIIDSWFDNYLGVVSLVRVKNGVLKKGDKISVKSTGRTHVVDRLGFFTPKMNELKEIKAGEVGFICASIKEIQGAPVGDTITHASTPDVAQLPGFKKVKPQVYAGLFPVSSDDYEAFREALGKLSLNDASLFYEPESSDALGFGFRCGFLGMLHMEIIQERLEREYDLDLITTAPTVVYEILKSDGEVIYVDNPSKLPAVNNIEEFREPIVKANILVPQEHVGNVITLCVEKRGVQTDMQFLGGQVSLTYDIPMAEVVLDFFDRLKSVSRGFASLDFSFDRFEAARLTRLDVLVNGERVDALAIIMHADSIQRRGRSLCEKMKELIPRQMFDVAIQAAHGSNVVARTTVKALRKNVTAKCYGGDVSRKKKLLQKQKEGKKRMKQVGSVSIPQEAFLAVLKVDN is encoded by the coding sequence GTGAGCAGCGATTTATCTCATATCCGCAACTTTTCCATTATTGCCCATATCGACCACGGCAAGTCGACTTTGGCTGACCGTTTTATTCAATTCTGCGGTGGTCTAGAAGACCGTGAAATGGCCGCGCAAGTACTCGATTCAATGGATATTGAGCGAGAGCGCGGTATTACAATTAAGGCCCAAAGTGTCACGCTGGACTATAAAGCGAAAGACGGTAAAACCTACCAATTAAACTTCATTGATACCCCCGGCCATGTTGATTTTTCGTACGAAGTATCGCGTTCTTTGTCGGCTTGTGAAGGCGCATTGTTGGTGGTAGATGCCGCTCAAGGCGTAGAAGCGCAATCGGTCGCAAACTGCTATACGGCTATTGAGCAGGGGCTAGAAGTAGTGCCTATCCTGAATAAAATGGATTTACCCCAAGCAGAGCCTGAGCGAGTAGCGGCTGAAATTGAAGAAATTATTGGTATTGAAGCACATGGTGCGGTTCAAGCATCTGCGAAAAGTGGCATTGGTATTGAAGAAACCCTTGAAGAGATTGTTCGTGCCGTTCCGCCTCCGGAGGGTGATTTAGAAGCCGATTTACAGGCCTTAATTATTGATTCATGGTTCGATAACTATCTAGGCGTTGTCTCCTTAGTGCGTGTTAAGAATGGCGTGCTGAAAAAGGGCGATAAAATCAGTGTTAAAAGCACGGGTCGAACCCACGTTGTTGATCGCCTAGGCTTTTTCACACCTAAAATGAACGAACTAAAAGAGATAAAAGCCGGTGAAGTGGGCTTTATCTGTGCCTCTATTAAAGAAATTCAAGGCGCTCCAGTAGGGGATACAATAACCCATGCTTCAACGCCAGATGTCGCTCAGTTACCCGGATTCAAAAAGGTTAAACCTCAGGTTTATGCCGGCTTATTCCCCGTCAGCTCTGACGATTACGAAGCGTTTCGTGAAGCACTCGGAAAATTAAGCTTAAACGATGCCTCGCTGTTTTATGAGCCAGAAAGCTCAGACGCATTGGGTTTTGGTTTCCGTTGTGGCTTCTTGGGCATGCTGCACATGGAGATCATCCAAGAGCGTTTAGAGCGAGAATATGACCTCGATTTAATCACCACAGCGCCAACCGTGGTGTATGAAATTTTAAAATCCGATGGCGAAGTGATCTATGTAGATAACCCTTCAAAATTGCCCGCGGTTAATAACATTGAAGAGTTCCGTGAACCTATCGTTAAAGCGAATATTTTGGTGCCACAGGAGCACGTCGGTAACGTTATTACATTGTGTGTTGAAAAGCGTGGCGTACAAACCGATATGCAGTTTTTGGGCGGACAAGTGTCGCTAACCTACGATATTCCTATGGCTGAAGTGGTTTTAGATTTCTTTGATCGATTAAAATCGGTCAGTCGTGGATTTGCGTCGCTCGATTTCAGCTTTGATCGTTTTGAAGCCGCACGCCTTACGCGCTTAGACGTTTTAGTGAATGGCGAGAGAGTGGATGCATTGGCTATTATTATGCATGCTGACTCTATTCAGCGCCGCGGCCGTTCACTGTGTGAAAAAATGAAAGAGCTGATCCCTCGTCAAATGTTTGATGTGGCTATTCAAGCCGCCCATGGCTCTAATGTTGTTGCGCGTACCACTGTAAAGGCATTGCGTAAAAATGTTACCGCAAAATGCTATGGTGGTGACGTTTCGCGTAAGAAGAAGCTGCTTCAAAAGCAAAAAGAAGGCAAAAAGCGAATGAAACAGGTGGGATCTGTATCGATTCCACAAGAAGCGTTTTTAGCCGTGTTGAAAGTAGATAACTAA